One Littorina saxatilis isolate snail1 linkage group LG1, US_GU_Lsax_2.0, whole genome shotgun sequence genomic window carries:
- the LOC138977809 gene encoding uncharacterized protein isoform X1: protein MTTRRPGVLYTSGGYSGGGFGLVGQTNIETSEKTTQGRTVISSLQPTADKHLTLMQIESREASSTEVATLLQNARTSLEELRLDDAEQLFLHTFQLAQEKAADVPCLVQIYAGLAEVCTRRSRGYRQNPLEWLWLCVHAGALLGEAVKSCQAGLDTEIDNQQRDWLSAQQAFAIGRSQNLADVVGRTLLNWLREDWRLINPFHAFNHVGSRTPLTPSHYPLSSGHMGIMKPYQLGYLSHGFSLESLHEPPARTLGNHFNHGNWFKRIQLYCHRRLHGNDVKAILREVLSFEENVDSDKSDQKLDRETISEESETVSVTTADSVDYRDVGELSKTDTPVREYSLSYELAASKVDTSGWDFFLEKRKDFVVDSVLQLTTTEEGQDEADFGAGLEEGDSEKTEEMEEEEEPQGKMIFSPLQENLIKLMMAKIFHKLVNHLITAESYTQAELLCEYILEIVEDIQDDSSDLLRFSAQVMQNTGILCLRQGLVNKGRANLEKALHLFRDLQDHDAHREVAIVLIDLGNAYVTDHLHEDTLYAEIIAAICEFFEKDASDEQDGGSRPQPTKESSQPKNRNSMGNVDAAISCYTEALGVLENNEETQKDIVAKALRKLGDCHFVQKSYSEALVFYEKALGLFRLAGVYGKDAILENAHVLVMLGVSTFMLHVYPRAAHVFQLAMHMVKHAHGLTLHTFLHGLLLSLMGITFYKMKAYHKCVSFCSQAFETFWTLYEEKITDLPQQKFWLVCQNLYMLGNTYNILNLQHKAIKFLNIGRLFMQESSVGECRQHMRILQILGDCYFAQYDYKTALTYYNEALDIGDKLSTSQSESEMSRSGSGESGAMISSCEEPDMALHNQLLSRSADAHISMKQYQSAVHYLEQARDIQDVLEEDIKGDLVSTLQQLGQMHTMSGDIDKAIESYRDCLEVYREMHNEQLGPEMCITLGELATICYVKACICEEIDQELEMILAAEQYFQESLKLEIKQCVCVKYAIFLYSQGNYEDAVMYLKDALKSTPEEVPSIVYGGLEKVTLPEALQDQVEAQEEALLPATVLAHYLMLLSHKQLGEMRHAEECLLNLLHEIYSLDCDSPFLQALLGLAMMEMGVFEEAALHFRNAWELDPEYQVAMDNYCLCLCLDAFSTLQRALASIFVYYGIWKDNEIFDDKVAKIMQAAENYF from the exons ATGACGACCCGACGGCCCGGAGTTTTGTACACGAGTGGGGGTTATTCAG GTGGAGGGTTTGGTCTCGTAGGCCAGACGAACATAGAAACCAGTGAGAAGACCACACAGGGCAGAACTGTCATTTCCAGTCTGCAGCCTACAGCAGATAAACACCTCACACTT ATGCAGATTGAGAGCAGAGAGGCCAGTAGCACAGAAGTGGCAACATTGCTACAGAATGCACGCACCAGCCTAGAAGAGCTGCGATTGGACGATGCAGAGCAGCTGTTTCTGCACACCTTTCAgctagctcaggagaaggctGCAGATGTTCCATGCTTGGTACAAATCTACGCTGGCCTAGCAGAAGTCTGCACCCGCCGTAGCCGTGGATACCGGCAGAATCCATTAGAATGGCTGTGGCTGTGTGTTCACGCTGGGGCCCTGCTGGGCGAAGCGGTCAAGTCGTGCCAGGCAGGACTGGACACCGAGATCGACAACCAGCAGCGCGACTGGCTCTCTGCCCAGCAAGCCTTTGCCATCGGCCGCTCTCAGAACCTGGCTGACGTTGTGGGCCGCACTCTGCTCAACTGGCTGAGGGAGGACTGGCGGCTGATCAACCCATTCCACGCCTTCAACCATGTCGGTTCTCGAACCCCGCTGACACCCTCTCACTACCCCCTGTCTTCAGGCCACATGGGGATCATGAAGCCATACCAACTCGGTTATCTCTCTCACGGCTTCAGTCTAGAGAGTCTTCATGAACCGCCAGCTCGAACTCTAGGAAATCACTTCAATCACGGCAACTGGTTCAAGAGAATTCAGCTGTACTGTCACCGCCGTCTCCACGGCAATGACGTCAAGGCCATCCTTAGAGAGGTCTTGTCGTTTGAGGAAAACGTGGACTCCGACAAGTCTGACCAGAAGCTTGACCGTGAGACCATTTCGGaggagagtgagacagtgagcgTAACAACAGCAGATTCTGTAGATTACAGGGATGTGGGTGAGCTTTCGAAAACGGATACTCCAGTGCGAGAATACTCGTTGTCCTATGAACTAGCGGCCAGCAAGGTGGATACATCAGGGTGGGATTTCTTCCTGGAGAAGCGAAAGGACTTTGTGGTGGACAGTGTACTGCAGCTTACGACCACTGAGGAGGGGCAGGATGAGGCTGACTTCGGGGCTGGCCTGGAGGAAGGAGACTCGGAGAAAACAGAAGAG atggaggaggaggaggagccaCAGGGAAAGATGATATTCTCCCCCCTGCAGGAGAACCTGATCAAGCTGATGATGGCTAAGATCTTCCACAAGCTGGTGAATCACCTCATCACCGCAGAGTCCTACACCCAAGCTGAGCTCCTGTGCGAGTACATTCTGGAGATTGTGGAAGACATTCAGGATGACTCCTCTGATCTTCTAcgctttag TGCCCAAGTGATGCAGAACACAGGGATCCTGTGTCTTCGCCAAGGGCTAGTCAACAAAGGACGTGCAAACTTGGAGAAGGCGCTGCATCTCTTCCGTGACCTTCAGGACCATGATGCACACAGGGAGGTTGCCATTGTGCTCATTGACCTCGGCAACGCCTACGTCACAGACCATTTACACGAAGACACTCTTTATGCTGAAATCATCGCAGCCATTTGTGAGTTCTTTGAGAAAGATGCTTCTGATGAACAAGATGGAGGTTCACGTCCCCAGCCAACCAAAGAAAGCTCACAGCCCAAAAATCGCAACAGCATGGGGAACGTGGATGCCGCCATCAGCTGTTACACAGAGGCGCTGGGTGTTCTGGAGAACAATGAAGAAACCCAGAAAGACATTGTAGCCAAGGCCTTGAGAAAGCTGGGTGACTGCCACTTTGTGCAGAAGAGCTACTCAGAGGCTCTGGTGTTCTACGAGAAAGCTCTGGGACTCTTCAGGCTGGCGGGTGTGTACGGCAAGGACGCCATCCTGGAGAACGCCCATGTGCTTGTCATGCTGGGCGTGTCCACCTTCATGCTGCACGTCTACCCCAGGGCCGCCCACGTCTTTCAGCTGGCCATGCACATGGTCAAGCACGCCCATGGCTTGACCCTGCACACCTTCCTTCACGGCCTGCTCCTGTCTCTCATGGGCATCACCTTCTACAAGATGAAGGCCTACCACAAGTGTGTGTCCTTCTGCAGCCAGGCCTTTGAGACGTTCTGGACGCTATACGAGGAGAAGATCACGGACCTGCCGCAGCAGAAATTCTGGCTGGTGTGTCAGAACCTGTACATGCTGGGCAACACCTACAACATCCTCAACCTGCAGCACAAGGCCATCAAATTCCTCAACATTGGCAGGCTCTTCATGCAG gaaAGCAGCGTGGGTGAATGTCGGCAGCACATGCGCATTCTCCAGATTCTGGGCGACTGCTATTTCGCACAGTATGACTACAAAACAGCCTTGACCTACTACAACGAGGCGCTCGACATCGGCGACAAGCTCAGCACCTCACAGTCAGAATCCGAGATGTCTCGCAGTGGCAGCGGAGAATCGGGAGCGATGATTTCGTCTTGTGAGGAACCTGACATGGCGCTGCATAATCAGCTGTTAAGTCGCTCAGCTGATGCTCACATCAGTATGAAGCAGTACCAGAGTGCTGTGCACTATCTGGAGCAGGCCAGAGATATACAGGATGTGTTGGAAGAGGATATCAAAG GGGACTTGGTCAGCACCCTCCAACAGCTGGGTCAGATGCACACCATGTCTGGTGACATTGACAAGGCCATCGAGTCGTATCGCGATTGCCTGGAGGTGTACCGCGAGATGCATAACGAGCAGCTGGGGCCGGAGATGTGCATCACCCTGGGCGAACTGGCCACCATCTGCTACGTCAAGGCCTGCATCTGCGAGGAGATTGACCAGGAGCTGGAGATGATCCTCGCTGCTGAGCAGTACTTCCAG GAATCACTCAAGCTGGAGATCAagcagtgtgtgtgcgtcaaGTATGCCATCTTCCTGTACAGCCAGGGGAACTACGAGGATGCAGTCATGTACCTCAAAGACGCCCTCAAGTCCACGCCAGAAGAGGTCCCCAGCATCGTGTACGGAGGCCTGGAGAAGGTCACCTTGCCAGAGGCCCTTCAAGACCAGGTAGAGGCCCAGGAAGAAGCGCTGCTACCGGCAACAGTGTTGGCCCACTATCTGATGCTGCTGTCGCACAAACAGCTAGGAGAGATGCGGCACGCCGAGGAGTGTCTGCTCAACCTCCTACATGAGATCTACTCCCTGGACTGTGACTCACCCTTCCTGCAAGCTCTTCTGGGATTGGCCATGATGGAGATGGGCGTCTTTGAAGAAGCAGCGCTTCATTTTCGTAACGCCTGGGAACTGGATCCGGAGTATCAGGTGGCAATGGATAACTACTGCTTGTGCTTGTGTCTGGATGCTTTCAGCACTCTGCAGCGTGCTCTGGCCTCCATTTTTGTTTACTATGGCATTTGGAAGGACAATGAGATCTTTGACGATAAGGTTGCCAAAATCATGCAGGCTGCCGAAAATTATTTCTAA
- the LOC138977809 gene encoding uncharacterized protein isoform X2 has translation MQIESREASSTEVATLLQNARTSLEELRLDDAEQLFLHTFQLAQEKAADVPCLVQIYAGLAEVCTRRSRGYRQNPLEWLWLCVHAGALLGEAVKSCQAGLDTEIDNQQRDWLSAQQAFAIGRSQNLADVVGRTLLNWLREDWRLINPFHAFNHVGSRTPLTPSHYPLSSGHMGIMKPYQLGYLSHGFSLESLHEPPARTLGNHFNHGNWFKRIQLYCHRRLHGNDVKAILREVLSFEENVDSDKSDQKLDRETISEESETVSVTTADSVDYRDVGELSKTDTPVREYSLSYELAASKVDTSGWDFFLEKRKDFVVDSVLQLTTTEEGQDEADFGAGLEEGDSEKTEEMEEEEEPQGKMIFSPLQENLIKLMMAKIFHKLVNHLITAESYTQAELLCEYILEIVEDIQDDSSDLLRFSAQVMQNTGILCLRQGLVNKGRANLEKALHLFRDLQDHDAHREVAIVLIDLGNAYVTDHLHEDTLYAEIIAAICEFFEKDASDEQDGGSRPQPTKESSQPKNRNSMGNVDAAISCYTEALGVLENNEETQKDIVAKALRKLGDCHFVQKSYSEALVFYEKALGLFRLAGVYGKDAILENAHVLVMLGVSTFMLHVYPRAAHVFQLAMHMVKHAHGLTLHTFLHGLLLSLMGITFYKMKAYHKCVSFCSQAFETFWTLYEEKITDLPQQKFWLVCQNLYMLGNTYNILNLQHKAIKFLNIGRLFMQESSVGECRQHMRILQILGDCYFAQYDYKTALTYYNEALDIGDKLSTSQSESEMSRSGSGESGAMISSCEEPDMALHNQLLSRSADAHISMKQYQSAVHYLEQARDIQDVLEEDIKGDLVSTLQQLGQMHTMSGDIDKAIESYRDCLEVYREMHNEQLGPEMCITLGELATICYVKACICEEIDQELEMILAAEQYFQESLKLEIKQCVCVKYAIFLYSQGNYEDAVMYLKDALKSTPEEVPSIVYGGLEKVTLPEALQDQVEAQEEALLPATVLAHYLMLLSHKQLGEMRHAEECLLNLLHEIYSLDCDSPFLQALLGLAMMEMGVFEEAALHFRNAWELDPEYQVAMDNYCLCLCLDAFSTLQRALASIFVYYGIWKDNEIFDDKVAKIMQAAENYF, from the exons ATGCAGATTGAGAGCAGAGAGGCCAGTAGCACAGAAGTGGCAACATTGCTACAGAATGCACGCACCAGCCTAGAAGAGCTGCGATTGGACGATGCAGAGCAGCTGTTTCTGCACACCTTTCAgctagctcaggagaaggctGCAGATGTTCCATGCTTGGTACAAATCTACGCTGGCCTAGCAGAAGTCTGCACCCGCCGTAGCCGTGGATACCGGCAGAATCCATTAGAATGGCTGTGGCTGTGTGTTCACGCTGGGGCCCTGCTGGGCGAAGCGGTCAAGTCGTGCCAGGCAGGACTGGACACCGAGATCGACAACCAGCAGCGCGACTGGCTCTCTGCCCAGCAAGCCTTTGCCATCGGCCGCTCTCAGAACCTGGCTGACGTTGTGGGCCGCACTCTGCTCAACTGGCTGAGGGAGGACTGGCGGCTGATCAACCCATTCCACGCCTTCAACCATGTCGGTTCTCGAACCCCGCTGACACCCTCTCACTACCCCCTGTCTTCAGGCCACATGGGGATCATGAAGCCATACCAACTCGGTTATCTCTCTCACGGCTTCAGTCTAGAGAGTCTTCATGAACCGCCAGCTCGAACTCTAGGAAATCACTTCAATCACGGCAACTGGTTCAAGAGAATTCAGCTGTACTGTCACCGCCGTCTCCACGGCAATGACGTCAAGGCCATCCTTAGAGAGGTCTTGTCGTTTGAGGAAAACGTGGACTCCGACAAGTCTGACCAGAAGCTTGACCGTGAGACCATTTCGGaggagagtgagacagtgagcgTAACAACAGCAGATTCTGTAGATTACAGGGATGTGGGTGAGCTTTCGAAAACGGATACTCCAGTGCGAGAATACTCGTTGTCCTATGAACTAGCGGCCAGCAAGGTGGATACATCAGGGTGGGATTTCTTCCTGGAGAAGCGAAAGGACTTTGTGGTGGACAGTGTACTGCAGCTTACGACCACTGAGGAGGGGCAGGATGAGGCTGACTTCGGGGCTGGCCTGGAGGAAGGAGACTCGGAGAAAACAGAAGAG atggaggaggaggaggagccaCAGGGAAAGATGATATTCTCCCCCCTGCAGGAGAACCTGATCAAGCTGATGATGGCTAAGATCTTCCACAAGCTGGTGAATCACCTCATCACCGCAGAGTCCTACACCCAAGCTGAGCTCCTGTGCGAGTACATTCTGGAGATTGTGGAAGACATTCAGGATGACTCCTCTGATCTTCTAcgctttag TGCCCAAGTGATGCAGAACACAGGGATCCTGTGTCTTCGCCAAGGGCTAGTCAACAAAGGACGTGCAAACTTGGAGAAGGCGCTGCATCTCTTCCGTGACCTTCAGGACCATGATGCACACAGGGAGGTTGCCATTGTGCTCATTGACCTCGGCAACGCCTACGTCACAGACCATTTACACGAAGACACTCTTTATGCTGAAATCATCGCAGCCATTTGTGAGTTCTTTGAGAAAGATGCTTCTGATGAACAAGATGGAGGTTCACGTCCCCAGCCAACCAAAGAAAGCTCACAGCCCAAAAATCGCAACAGCATGGGGAACGTGGATGCCGCCATCAGCTGTTACACAGAGGCGCTGGGTGTTCTGGAGAACAATGAAGAAACCCAGAAAGACATTGTAGCCAAGGCCTTGAGAAAGCTGGGTGACTGCCACTTTGTGCAGAAGAGCTACTCAGAGGCTCTGGTGTTCTACGAGAAAGCTCTGGGACTCTTCAGGCTGGCGGGTGTGTACGGCAAGGACGCCATCCTGGAGAACGCCCATGTGCTTGTCATGCTGGGCGTGTCCACCTTCATGCTGCACGTCTACCCCAGGGCCGCCCACGTCTTTCAGCTGGCCATGCACATGGTCAAGCACGCCCATGGCTTGACCCTGCACACCTTCCTTCACGGCCTGCTCCTGTCTCTCATGGGCATCACCTTCTACAAGATGAAGGCCTACCACAAGTGTGTGTCCTTCTGCAGCCAGGCCTTTGAGACGTTCTGGACGCTATACGAGGAGAAGATCACGGACCTGCCGCAGCAGAAATTCTGGCTGGTGTGTCAGAACCTGTACATGCTGGGCAACACCTACAACATCCTCAACCTGCAGCACAAGGCCATCAAATTCCTCAACATTGGCAGGCTCTTCATGCAG gaaAGCAGCGTGGGTGAATGTCGGCAGCACATGCGCATTCTCCAGATTCTGGGCGACTGCTATTTCGCACAGTATGACTACAAAACAGCCTTGACCTACTACAACGAGGCGCTCGACATCGGCGACAAGCTCAGCACCTCACAGTCAGAATCCGAGATGTCTCGCAGTGGCAGCGGAGAATCGGGAGCGATGATTTCGTCTTGTGAGGAACCTGACATGGCGCTGCATAATCAGCTGTTAAGTCGCTCAGCTGATGCTCACATCAGTATGAAGCAGTACCAGAGTGCTGTGCACTATCTGGAGCAGGCCAGAGATATACAGGATGTGTTGGAAGAGGATATCAAAG GGGACTTGGTCAGCACCCTCCAACAGCTGGGTCAGATGCACACCATGTCTGGTGACATTGACAAGGCCATCGAGTCGTATCGCGATTGCCTGGAGGTGTACCGCGAGATGCATAACGAGCAGCTGGGGCCGGAGATGTGCATCACCCTGGGCGAACTGGCCACCATCTGCTACGTCAAGGCCTGCATCTGCGAGGAGATTGACCAGGAGCTGGAGATGATCCTCGCTGCTGAGCAGTACTTCCAG GAATCACTCAAGCTGGAGATCAagcagtgtgtgtgcgtcaaGTATGCCATCTTCCTGTACAGCCAGGGGAACTACGAGGATGCAGTCATGTACCTCAAAGACGCCCTCAAGTCCACGCCAGAAGAGGTCCCCAGCATCGTGTACGGAGGCCTGGAGAAGGTCACCTTGCCAGAGGCCCTTCAAGACCAGGTAGAGGCCCAGGAAGAAGCGCTGCTACCGGCAACAGTGTTGGCCCACTATCTGATGCTGCTGTCGCACAAACAGCTAGGAGAGATGCGGCACGCCGAGGAGTGTCTGCTCAACCTCCTACATGAGATCTACTCCCTGGACTGTGACTCACCCTTCCTGCAAGCTCTTCTGGGATTGGCCATGATGGAGATGGGCGTCTTTGAAGAAGCAGCGCTTCATTTTCGTAACGCCTGGGAACTGGATCCGGAGTATCAGGTGGCAATGGATAACTACTGCTTGTGCTTGTGTCTGGATGCTTTCAGCACTCTGCAGCGTGCTCTGGCCTCCATTTTTGTTTACTATGGCATTTGGAAGGACAATGAGATCTTTGACGATAAGGTTGCCAAAATCATGCAGGCTGCCGAAAATTATTTCTAA